One Desulfonatronum thiodismutans DNA segment encodes these proteins:
- a CDS encoding SufB/SufD family protein, with the protein MSELAGKPQGTAQNTPLADVSRFAFSGKGAGIADIRSLTPEDKERLLMSGVDLDMAGRGGSYLQVDDKSIHCDTCDPNVEILDITEALRRYDGLPEYFWNAVKPEQDEFTRMAAREQLQGGYFMRAKAGMKIAEPVQSCLFIKGEAVAQNVHNIIVVEEGAELHVITGCATAHDRQSALHLGISEFYVKKGGKLTFTMIHNWGEKVMVRPRTVGVVEEDGEFQSNYVLLKPVESVQSYPSIYLNGPRAVARFNSVIVAPTGSLVDTGNRIYLNAPETRGEIISRTITTGGKIIARGHIIGSHVPAKGHLECKGLILGNGIIHAIPELEGTVSGVELSHEAAVGKIAQEEIEYLMARGLDEDEATSTIVRGFLNVEIMGLPEKLRRTIDKTIQESEKDMF; encoded by the coding sequence CATCCGCTCACTGACTCCGGAGGATAAGGAGCGTCTGCTCATGTCCGGCGTGGACCTGGATATGGCTGGCCGAGGCGGTTCGTATCTCCAGGTGGATGATAAAAGCATACACTGCGACACCTGCGATCCCAACGTGGAAATTCTGGACATCACCGAGGCGCTGCGACGATACGACGGTTTGCCGGAGTATTTCTGGAATGCCGTGAAACCGGAGCAGGACGAATTCACGCGGATGGCCGCCCGTGAGCAGTTGCAAGGCGGCTACTTCATGCGGGCCAAGGCCGGGATGAAGATCGCGGAACCGGTTCAGTCCTGTCTGTTCATCAAGGGCGAAGCCGTGGCCCAGAACGTCCACAACATCATCGTCGTGGAAGAGGGAGCGGAGCTGCACGTGATCACCGGCTGCGCCACGGCCCACGACCGACAGTCGGCGCTGCATCTGGGTATCTCCGAGTTTTACGTGAAAAAAGGCGGCAAGCTGACCTTTACCATGATTCACAACTGGGGCGAGAAGGTCATGGTCCGACCGCGCACCGTGGGCGTGGTGGAGGAAGATGGGGAGTTTCAAAGCAATTACGTCCTGCTCAAGCCCGTGGAATCCGTGCAGTCCTATCCGTCCATCTATCTGAACGGCCCCAGGGCCGTGGCCCGGTTCAACTCGGTGATCGTCGCCCCCACCGGCTCGCTGGTGGACACGGGCAATCGGATATACCTTAACGCCCCGGAAACCCGTGGGGAAATCATTTCCCGGACCATCACCACCGGAGGCAAGATCATAGCCCGGGGGCACATCATCGGCAGCCACGTTCCGGCCAAGGGACATCTGGAATGCAAGGGATTGATCCTGGGCAACGGGATCATCCACGCGATTCCGGAACTGGAAGGCACGGTTTCCGGAGTGGAGCTGTCCCACGAAGCGGCGGTGGGCAAGATCGCCCAGGAAGAAATCGAATATCTGATGGCTCGGGGCCTGGACGAGGACGAAGCCACATCCACCATTGTCCGCGGCTTTCTGAACGTGGAGATCATGGGCCTGCCTGAAAAGCTGCGTCGGACCATCGACAAGACGATTCAGGAGTCGGAAAAAGATATGTTTTAA
- a CDS encoding flagellar biosynthesis protein FlhF — translation MQVKTFRGPDTRTVLKQIRAELGPDAVILSTQNGTENGRSCCEIMAALEPPSGGNRLANPEHPDIAAPLGGTYPGWKQMHQEWTCLKEHLFSVLKPQADYNLLSPRQRQALEYLEREEVLPEVAMHLWRTMKNAPEKSILEELRSIVAVKPWTGRHWPEKLHAFVGPHGSGKTSSLLRLALNLRREFPNRRIALANADQHHGKGRLLLQHYAELGEFPFVDLRSPEDWRRLLRETYDMVFIDLPGLPAGNHLDAWLMDKEISLKGNCAVHLVLSPHYSNTILQRFIEKFQVPALSSLIWTKLDEAESYGSLVNIGYSTRLPVSALSYGTSLSSSLAAADHQNLWKLVFTHRLPTPLGGGPERPLH, via the coding sequence ATGCAGGTTAAGACCTTTCGCGGACCGGACACCCGGACCGTGCTCAAGCAAATCCGCGCCGAACTTGGGCCGGACGCGGTCATTCTCAGCACCCAGAACGGAACGGAGAATGGTCGATCCTGCTGCGAAATCATGGCCGCCCTGGAGCCGCCGTCCGGAGGAAACCGGCTTGCAAATCCTGAGCATCCGGATATCGCGGCCCCTTTGGGGGGGACCTATCCGGGCTGGAAACAGATGCACCAGGAGTGGACCTGCCTCAAGGAGCACTTGTTCAGCGTCCTCAAGCCTCAGGCGGACTACAACCTCCTCTCTCCACGCCAGCGCCAAGCGCTGGAGTATCTGGAACGGGAGGAAGTCCTGCCCGAGGTGGCCATGCATCTGTGGCGGACGATGAAAAACGCGCCGGAGAAATCCATCCTGGAGGAACTGCGGTCCATTGTGGCCGTCAAACCTTGGACCGGGCGGCACTGGCCGGAAAAGCTGCACGCCTTCGTCGGCCCGCACGGTTCAGGCAAAACCTCGTCGCTGTTACGCTTGGCCCTGAACCTGCGCCGGGAATTTCCCAACCGCAGGATCGCCCTGGCCAACGCGGACCAGCATCATGGCAAGGGGCGTTTGTTGCTGCAACATTACGCGGAGTTGGGAGAATTTCCCTTTGTGGATCTGCGCTCGCCCGAAGATTGGCGACGCCTGCTTCGCGAAACCTACGACATGGTCTTCATCGACCTGCCCGGCCTGCCGGCGGGAAACCATCTTGACGCTTGGCTGATGGACAAGGAAATCTCCCTGAAGGGCAACTGCGCCGTACATTTGGTCCTCAGCCCTCATTACTCCAACACGATCCTCCAGCGGTTCATAGAAAAATTTCAGGTCCCGGCCTTGTCCAGCCTGATCTGGACCAAGCTGGACGAGGCGGAAAGCTACGGCTCTCTAGTGAACATCGGCTATTCCACCCGACTCCCCGTATCAGCCTTGTCCTACGGCACTTCGCTGAGTTCCAGCTTGGCCGCGGCGGATCACCAGAACCTCTGGAAACTGGTCTTCACCCACCGTCTGCCCACGCCCCTCGGGGGCGGGCCGGAAAGACCTTTGCACTGA
- a CDS encoding chemotaxis response regulator CheY, with translation MSYDKSMRVLVVDDFSTMRRIIKNILRQLGFTNIVEADDGTTAWEVLNKERIDFVISDWNMPKMTGIELLRKVRASEEYADVPFLMVTAEGLQENIIEAVQAKVSNYIVKPFTPETLGQKIDKIFA, from the coding sequence ATGAGTTACGACAAAAGCATGCGCGTTCTCGTCGTCGACGACTTCTCGACGATGCGGCGGATCATCAAGAACATTCTGCGTCAGTTGGGATTCACGAACATCGTCGAGGCCGACGATGGAACCACGGCCTGGGAGGTCTTGAACAAGGAACGGATCGACTTCGTGATTTCCGACTGGAACATGCCCAAAATGACAGGAATCGAACTGTTGCGCAAAGTCCGGGCCAGCGAGGAATACGCCGACGTCCCCTTTCTGATGGTCACCGCCGAGGGTCTTCAGGAGAACATCATAGAAGCGGTCCAGGCCAAAGTTTCCAACTATATCGTCAAACCGTTCACCCCGGAGACCCTCGGTCAGAAGATTGACAAGATTTTCGCATGA
- a CDS encoding tRNA dihydrouridine synthase, whose protein sequence is MTHATSPTYPPLPITPEQPWLAPLAGFSDLPFRLLCREQGCAAACTEMVSAKGLIFNNTATQRILTSNSEDSPLVVQVYGPDAQTLGRAMDLLLERGAHYFDLNAGCSVPKVTKTGSGAALLREPETLTSIVATMVAKAGEGRVGVKLRLGWRPGEDVLPDLAKRLEDLGVGWLTLHPRWATQGFSGHADWERLARLRKHITVPIIASGDLFTAEDAYRCLEQTGVNGVMFARGALWDPAIFRKFLSLWPDGRPFHAPPVYSLGIVRRHMELARAHLDDRRALLAMRTIAPRYLRQFSGAKSLRTQLTQIESWTQLEALLDELTVVLSKTDIPHEDAS, encoded by the coding sequence ATGACCCACGCCACATCACCGACATATCCTCCCTTGCCCATAACCCCGGAGCAACCCTGGCTGGCCCCGCTGGCCGGTTTTTCAGACCTTCCCTTTCGCCTGCTTTGCCGGGAGCAGGGGTGCGCCGCGGCCTGTACGGAAATGGTCAGCGCCAAGGGCCTGATCTTCAACAACACCGCCACGCAGCGCATCCTGACCTCCAATTCCGAAGACAGCCCGCTGGTGGTCCAGGTCTACGGCCCGGACGCCCAGACCTTGGGCCGGGCCATGGACCTCCTACTGGAGCGGGGCGCCCATTACTTCGACCTCAACGCCGGCTGTTCCGTGCCCAAGGTGACCAAGACCGGCAGCGGAGCCGCGCTGCTTCGCGAGCCTGAGACCTTGACCAGCATCGTCGCGACCATGGTCGCCAAGGCCGGAGAAGGTCGGGTGGGCGTGAAACTGCGACTGGGATGGCGACCAGGAGAGGACGTTCTGCCGGACCTGGCCAAGAGACTGGAAGATCTCGGCGTGGGTTGGCTGACCCTGCATCCACGCTGGGCCACTCAGGGCTTTTCCGGGCACGCGGATTGGGAACGGTTGGCCCGGCTGCGGAAACACATCACCGTGCCGATCATTGCCAGCGGCGACCTGTTCACGGCTGAGGACGCATACCGCTGTCTGGAGCAAACCGGGGTCAACGGGGTGATGTTCGCCCGCGGGGCATTGTGGGATCCGGCGATCTTCCGCAAATTTCTGTCCTTATGGCCTGACGGGCGGCCCTTTCACGCCCCCCCTGTCTACAGCCTGGGCATCGTCCGCCGACACATGGAGCTGGCCAGGGCGCACCTGGACGACCGCCGCGCCCTGCTGGCCATGCGCACCATCGCCCCGCGCTATCTGCGCCAGTTCTCCGGGGCCAAGTCCCTTCGCACCCAACTGACCCAAATCGAATCCTGGACCCAGCTTGAAGCCTTGCTCGACGAACTCACCGTCGTGCTCAGCAAAACCGATATTCCCCACGAGGATGCGTCATGA
- a CDS encoding flagellar basal body-associated FliL family protein, which yields MATPPTPPTNEVNPLERDEEILELEPKSPQATQKVTLDLDDAPFLDDIEEEAPSEEEARPEAPETENVEDERKSGKSYRLALIIGGVVVALLLAGLAFWLTRPPPPPEPALSEPEPLQQPQPAPEPKPEEYTVDLKPFWVAYTQGEEVAFLSLRLTLTMEGSTRYVEVQRKEIILRDAIYYFLNNRPIPEIKREDAADALKADLMSVMNQHLSSPLNDILIKEYLVR from the coding sequence ATGGCCACCCCCCCGACGCCTCCAACCAATGAGGTCAACCCGTTGGAACGGGACGAGGAGATCCTCGAGCTTGAGCCAAAGTCGCCCCAGGCAACTCAGAAGGTTACCCTGGACCTGGATGACGCACCGTTTCTTGACGACATTGAAGAAGAAGCGCCCTCCGAAGAGGAGGCCCGGCCGGAAGCACCGGAGACTGAAAATGTCGAGGACGAGCGGAAGTCCGGAAAGTCGTACCGCCTGGCTCTGATCATTGGCGGGGTCGTCGTGGCGCTTTTGCTGGCCGGTCTGGCTTTCTGGCTTACACGTCCGCCGCCTCCCCCGGAACCGGCACTTTCAGAACCGGAACCGCTCCAACAGCCCCAACCCGCGCCCGAACCAAAGCCTGAGGAGTACACCGTCGACCTCAAGCCGTTCTGGGTCGCCTATACCCAGGGTGAGGAGGTCGCGTTTCTTTCCTTGCGTCTGACCCTGACCATGGAAGGTTCGACAAGGTATGTGGAAGTCCAGCGCAAGGAGATCATTCTTCGGGATGCGATTTATTACTTTTTAAACAACCGCCCGATTCCCGAAATCAAGCGCGAGGACGCCGCCGACGCGCTGAAGGCGGACCTGATGTCGGTCATGAACCAGCACCTGAGCAGCCCACTGAACGATATCCTGATCAAGGAGTATCTGGTGCGCTAA
- a CDS encoding chemotaxis protein produces the protein MSQTNILLEAGTNELEVVEFTLLEQPPGQTEAYHGHYAVNVAKVLEIIRMPKVTEMPQLSDPSVLGAFNLRSSIIPLVDLSVWLGKTKAPPAEGEEEGKVIVTEFNGVVTAFLVSGVNRIHRINWEEVMSPGAYLASFSSDCITGVINLEGRIVFVLDLEKIVADLNPSMALRLDLDFEAHQGKALKAMIADDSSLIRNMLRDLLEKAGFTVETAFHGQELWDRLQKLNHAAKEQGQQLTDHVQIVITDIEMPTMDGLTLCRKIKDDPDLGRLPVILFSSLITDKLRHKGEAVGADDQISKPEVTQLARRARDLIESRLQEKA, from the coding sequence GTGAGCCAGACCAATATTCTCTTGGAAGCCGGAACCAACGAACTCGAAGTCGTGGAGTTCACCCTGTTGGAGCAGCCCCCCGGCCAGACAGAGGCCTACCATGGGCACTACGCGGTGAACGTGGCCAAAGTGTTGGAAATCATTCGCATGCCCAAGGTCACCGAAATGCCGCAGTTGTCCGACCCTTCGGTGCTGGGCGCGTTCAATCTTCGCTCCTCCATCATTCCGCTGGTGGATCTCAGCGTCTGGCTCGGCAAGACCAAGGCCCCCCCAGCTGAGGGCGAAGAGGAAGGAAAGGTCATCGTCACCGAGTTTAACGGCGTGGTCACGGCGTTCCTGGTTTCCGGGGTCAACCGCATCCATCGGATCAACTGGGAAGAGGTCATGTCGCCGGGGGCGTACTTGGCCAGCTTCAGTTCAGACTGCATCACCGGCGTGATCAACCTGGAAGGCCGGATTGTCTTTGTGCTGGACCTGGAAAAAATCGTGGCCGACCTGAATCCCTCCATGGCCTTGCGCCTGGACCTGGACTTTGAGGCCCACCAGGGAAAAGCCTTGAAAGCCATGATCGCCGACGACTCGTCACTGATCCGGAACATGCTCCGGGATCTGCTGGAAAAAGCCGGCTTCACCGTGGAAACGGCCTTTCACGGCCAGGAACTCTGGGACCGCCTCCAGAAGCTGAACCATGCCGCCAAGGAACAGGGGCAACAGCTGACCGATCATGTTCAGATCGTGATCACGGACATCGAAATGCCCACCATGGACGGCCTGACACTGTGTAGAAAAATCAAGGACGACCCGGACCTGGGGCGATTGCCGGTCATTCTGTTCTCATCGCTGATCACGGACAAGCTGCGGCACAAGGGCGAAGCCGTGGGGGCGGACGACCAAATCTCCAAGCCCGAAGTCACGCAACTCGCCCGCCGGGCCCGGGACTTGATCGAGTCTCGATTGCAGGAAAAAGCGTAA
- the ispH gene encoding 4-hydroxy-3-methylbut-2-enyl diphosphate reductase: MNIILAQTAGFCMGVDMALRKLDSLLHGPDQKSEVCTLGPIIHNPQVLQEYAARGVAQINDPQALNTGQTVVVRAHGIPRNIEAALQARGVRLIDATCPKVKKAQVLIAKQAAQGRLLILLGEADHPEVRGLLSYAASGACVVDSEEGLEELLQDRLGPCFLAAQTTQDQELYVRMADLLRRRLDPDIPVLDTICAATMNRQEEARVIAEQVQAMVVVGGRESGNTRRLVQVVEQAGIPCHHVEIADELPLDQLRGLNSIGITAGASTPKNVIQAVVQRVETM, from the coding sequence ATGAACATTATCCTGGCCCAAACCGCCGGCTTTTGCATGGGCGTGGACATGGCCCTGCGCAAACTGGACTCCCTGCTTCACGGCCCGGACCAAAAATCCGAGGTCTGCACCCTCGGGCCCATCATCCACAATCCCCAGGTTCTCCAGGAATACGCGGCACGGGGCGTGGCTCAAATCAACGACCCACAAGCCCTGAACACGGGTCAGACCGTGGTCGTCCGAGCCCATGGCATTCCCCGAAACATCGAGGCCGCGCTGCAAGCCAGAGGCGTACGCCTGATCGACGCCACATGCCCCAAAGTCAAGAAGGCCCAGGTGCTCATCGCCAAACAAGCGGCCCAAGGTCGGCTGCTGATTCTTCTGGGCGAGGCGGACCACCCGGAAGTGCGCGGCCTGCTCAGCTATGCCGCCAGCGGAGCCTGTGTCGTGGACTCGGAGGAAGGACTTGAAGAACTGCTCCAGGACCGGCTCGGCCCTTGTTTTCTCGCGGCCCAAACCACCCAGGATCAGGAACTGTACGTCCGAATGGCCGACCTGCTGCGCCGAAGGCTCGACCCGGACATTCCGGTCCTGGACACCATTTGCGCGGCAACCATGAATCGCCAGGAAGAAGCCCGTGTCATCGCCGAACAAGTCCAGGCCATGGTCGTGGTCGGCGGACGCGAGAGCGGCAATACCCGGCGACTGGTCCAGGTGGTCGAACAGGCCGGCATCCCTTGTCATCACGTGGAAATCGCGGACGAGCTGCCCCTTGACCAGCTTCGGGGTCTGAACTCCATCGGTATCACCGCCGGCGCCTCCACGCCCAAAAACGTAATCCAGGCGGTTGTCCAACGCGTGGAAACCATGTAA
- a CDS encoding FliA/WhiG family RNA polymerase sigma factor: MAISNSSGKNSSSTPDHWQCFEDGQLAWSTADPAVRGAIVAHYAPKIKIIALRMKAKLPQHIELGELLSAGSLGLIESLEKFQVGMGIKFETYAENRIKGAMLDELRRMDWFTRGLRQRVRLLEESMRKVEQHSGRVPTAEELQAMTGLNAKEIQEGLEALQNQVCISLDGLEDHFLRSTSTTKNDPFSHTLHQQLIDKLAELIDGLTSREQMVLSLYYADELNMRETALVMNITEGRVSQLHSQALGKLRDKFAKLQTSSHHQKKTRRQA; this comes from the coding sequence ATGGCAATATCAAATTCTTCTGGAAAAAACTCCTCTTCAACACCTGACCACTGGCAATGCTTCGAAGACGGTCAGTTGGCGTGGAGCACCGCCGACCCCGCGGTCCGAGGAGCCATTGTCGCGCACTATGCCCCGAAGATAAAAATTATCGCCCTGCGCATGAAGGCCAAGCTCCCTCAGCATATCGAGCTGGGAGAACTGCTCAGCGCCGGCAGCCTCGGCCTGATAGAATCCCTGGAAAAATTCCAGGTGGGCATGGGAATCAAGTTCGAGACCTACGCTGAAAACAGAATCAAGGGGGCCATGCTGGATGAGCTCCGGCGCATGGACTGGTTCACCCGCGGGTTGCGCCAACGGGTCCGGCTCTTGGAAGAAAGCATGCGTAAGGTGGAACAACACTCCGGTCGCGTCCCCACCGCCGAAGAACTCCAAGCCATGACCGGCCTGAACGCCAAGGAAATCCAGGAAGGCCTGGAAGCTCTGCAAAATCAAGTCTGTATCAGCCTGGACGGCCTGGAGGACCATTTCCTTCGTTCCACGAGTACCACGAAAAACGACCCCTTCTCCCATACCCTGCACCAACAACTGATTGACAAACTTGCGGAACTTATCGATGGATTGACCTCTAGGGAGCAGATGGTCCTTTCCCTGTACTACGCCGACGAGTTGAACATGCGGGAGACGGCCCTGGTGATGAACATTACCGAGGGCCGGGTGTCCCAACTGCACTCCCAGGCCCTGGGCAAACTCCGGGATAAGTTCGCCAAGCTCCAAACATCCAGCCATCACCAAAAGAAAACAAGGAGACAAGCCTGA
- a CDS encoding metal-dependent hydrolase: MPGFKAHLFGGALFFGLVLIMVLWLGVYQPDQQTLLFLALIALLSALFPDVDTDSKGRVLFYGALLLVYLVLMIQGRFRLAAVLGFCALLPAVGHHRGWTHSWWAMLLVPLPIIILPMVFYERSFASVLPFYLASVTGYCSHLVLDRTF; encoded by the coding sequence ATGCCCGGTTTCAAGGCGCACCTGTTCGGAGGTGCGCTTTTTTTTGGTTTGGTGCTGATAATGGTGCTCTGGCTGGGCGTGTACCAGCCGGATCAGCAAACCCTGCTTTTTTTGGCCTTGATTGCGTTGCTCAGCGCCCTGTTCCCGGATGTGGACACGGACTCCAAGGGCCGGGTGCTGTTCTACGGGGCCTTGTTGTTGGTCTATCTCGTGCTGATGATCCAGGGGCGGTTTCGGCTGGCCGCGGTGCTGGGGTTCTGCGCCCTGCTCCCGGCAGTGGGGCATCATCGAGGCTGGACCCACAGTTGGTGGGCCATGCTCCTGGTTCCCCTGCCGATCATTATCCTGCCCATGGTCTTCTACGAGCGCTCTTTCGCCTCGGTCCTGCCTTTCTACCTCGCTTCGGTCACCGGGTACTGTTCACATCTGGTCTTGGACAGAACATTCTGA
- a CDS encoding MinD/ParA family protein — MTRTNEHNPLVLSVTSGKGGVGKTNLSVNLAYSLQRMGKRVLLMDADLGLANVDILLGLAPEYNIFHLVYDEKKLDQVLVRTEYGFSILPASSGVPEMLKLSTGQKLELIEALEPLGQETDILIVDTGAGIGDNVMYFNLAVQERILILTPEPTALTDAYATIKVLHNKHGVHRFRVVVNMAADPKQAKQTFQRLAAACDKFLDGVSLDLIGSLPQDPVVRQSVTRQVPFCHEVPSSAAAQAVRKIAENILAWPQTAKTDGNIKFFWKKLLFNT, encoded by the coding sequence ATGACGCGCACGAACGAGCACAACCCCCTAGTTCTCTCCGTAACTTCCGGCAAAGGCGGAGTGGGCAAGACCAACCTCTCCGTGAACTTGGCCTACTCCCTCCAACGGATGGGCAAGCGAGTCCTGTTGATGGATGCGGATCTGGGGCTGGCCAACGTGGATATTCTGTTGGGCCTGGCCCCGGAATACAACATCTTCCACCTCGTTTACGATGAAAAGAAACTTGACCAGGTGCTGGTTCGGACGGAGTACGGCTTTTCCATTCTCCCGGCGTCCTCCGGCGTGCCGGAAATGCTCAAACTGTCCACGGGCCAAAAGCTGGAACTGATCGAGGCTTTGGAACCCTTGGGCCAGGAAACGGACATCCTGATTGTGGACACCGGAGCCGGGATCGGGGATAATGTCATGTACTTCAATCTGGCCGTACAGGAACGGATTCTGATTCTGACCCCGGAACCCACGGCCTTGACCGATGCCTATGCGACGATCAAGGTTCTGCACAACAAACACGGCGTACACAGATTCCGAGTGGTCGTGAACATGGCCGCTGACCCGAAACAGGCCAAGCAGACCTTCCAGCGACTGGCCGCGGCTTGCGACAAATTCCTGGACGGCGTTTCCTTGGACCTGATCGGTTCGCTGCCCCAGGACCCGGTCGTCAGGCAATCCGTTACCCGCCAGGTGCCGTTTTGCCACGAAGTTCCATCCTCGGCTGCGGCCCAGGCCGTGAGAAAAATCGCCGAAAATATTCTGGCCTGGCCGCAAACAGCCAAAACCGATGGCAATATCAAATTCTTCTGGAAAAAACTCCTCTTCAACACCTGA